A DNA window from Candidatus Protochlamydia naegleriophila contains the following coding sequences:
- a CDS encoding DUF423 domain-containing protein, translated as MSTSMSFQQQFFFVFGALLGMLSIGAGAFGAHLLRSKLSPDYLNVFEVAVRYQIYHALALIIVALCLGPFASSWFAAAGWSFILGTVLFSGSLYILVLTEVRSWGIITPVGGLFLLIGWACLVLGGMLTRQG; from the coding sequence GTGTCAACATCCATGTCATTTCAGCAGCAATTTTTCTTCGTTTTTGGGGCTTTATTGGGAATGCTTTCAATAGGAGCTGGAGCCTTTGGGGCCCATCTTTTGCGTTCTAAACTTTCTCCTGACTATCTTAACGTCTTTGAAGTTGCTGTACGTTATCAAATTTATCACGCTTTAGCCTTGATTATAGTGGCTCTCTGTCTTGGACCTTTTGCTTCTTCATGGTTCGCTGCGGCAGGGTGGTCATTTATTTTGGGAACAGTGCTGTTTTCAGGAAGTTTGTACATCCTCGTCTTAACAGAAGTGAGAAGTTGGGGAATAATCACCCCTGTCGGCGGCCTCTTTTTGCTCATTGGCTGGGCTTGTTTGGTTCTTGGAGGGATGCTTACTCGTCAAGGCTAG